In one Cyprinus carpio isolate SPL01 chromosome B2, ASM1834038v1, whole genome shotgun sequence genomic region, the following are encoded:
- the acadm gene encoding medium-chain specific acyl-CoA dehydrogenase, mitochondrial encodes MIFNKVLRAGFQAGLRFQSTGPQASARAATAALKESLGGFSFELTDQQKEFQEVARKFAREEIVPAAPSYDRSGEYPFPLIKRAWELGLMNGHIPEDCGGMGLGIFDACLITEELAFGCTGVQTAIEANSLGQMPVIIAGNDAQKKKYLGRMTEEPLMCAYCVTEPGAGSDVAGIKTRAVKKGDEYVVNGQKMWITNGGKANWYFLLARTDPDPKCSASKAFTGFIVEADTPGVQPGRKELNMGQRCSDTRGITFEDVRIPKENVLIGEGAGFKIAMGAFDKTRPPVAAGATGLAQRALEEATKYALERKTFGKFIAEHQAVSFLLAEMAMKVELARMAYQRAAWEVDQGRRNTYYASIAKAFAGDIANQCATDAVQIFGGNGFNSEYPVEKLMRDAKIYQIYEGTAQIQRLIISREHLGKFKQ; translated from the exons ATGATTTTTAATAAG GTTTTGAGGGCAGGTTTTCAGGCTGGACTTAGGTTTCAGAGTACTGGACCTCAAGCCAGTGCCAGAGCAGCTACTGCTGCATTGAAAGAATCTCTTGGAGGCTTCAGCTTTG AACTAACTGACCAGCAGAAAGAGTTCCAGGAGGTGGCAAGAAAGTTTGCACGTGAGGAGATTGTCCCAGCTGCCCCGTCATATGACAGAAGTGGTGAA TATCCATTTCCTCTCATTAAGAGAGCATGGGAGTTGGGTCTAATGAATGGACATATTCCAGAGGACTGTG GTGGAATGGGTCTGGGCATATTTGATGCCTGTCTCATCACAGAAGAACTGGCCTTTGGCTGCACTGGGGTACAGACAGCCATTGAGGCAAACTCTCTGGGA CAAATGCCCGTCATTATTGCTGGTAATGATGCCCAGAAGAAGAAATATTTGGGCAGAATGACAGAAGAACCActaatgtgt GCATACTGTGTGACCGAGCCGGGAGCAGGCTCTGATGTGGCTGGGATAAAGACCCGGGCTGTTAAGAAAGGAGACGAGTATGTGGTCAATGGTCAGAAAATGTGGATCACCAATGGAGGAAAAGCAAACTG GTACTTCCTGCTGGCCCGCACAGATCCCGATCCCAAATGCTCTGCTAGCAAGGCTTTCACAGGCTTCATTGTTGAAGCTGACACCCCAGGAGTCCAGCCTGGCAGAAAG GAATTAAACATGGGCCAGAGATGCTCAGACACCAGGGGCATCACGTTTGAAGATGTAAGAATCCCGAAAGAGAATGTTTTGATTGGAGAAGGAGCCGGCTTCAAGATTGCCATGGGTGCATTTGACAAGACTAGACCACCA GTGGCTGCAGGTGCCACAGGACTTGCACAGAGAGCACTGGAAGAGGCCACAAAGTATGCTTTGGAAAGAAAGACTTTTGGCAAGTTTATTGCAGAG CACCAGGCTGTGTCATTCCTTCTGGCTGAAATGGCCATGAAAGTTGAACTTGCCAGAATGGCCTATCAGAGAGCAGCCTGGGAAGTGGATCAGGGCCGCAGGAACACCTACTATGCCTCGATCGCTAAGGCCTTTGCTGGAGACATTGCAAACCAGTGTGCCACTGATGCCGTCCAGATCTTTGGTGGGAATGGTTTCAATAGTGAATATCCTGTGGAGAAGCTGATGAGAGACGCTAAGATTTACCAG ATTTATGAAGGGACTGCGCAAATCCAAAGGCTCATCATCTCAAGAGAACACCttgggaaattcaaacaatga
- the LOC109049077 gene encoding geranylgeranyl transferase type-2 subunit beta-like has protein sequence MGTQVKDVIIKPDAPNTLLLDKHADYIAAYGSKKDDYEYTLSEYLRMSGIYWGLTVMDLMDQLSRMNREEIIEFIKSCQHDCGGISASIGHDPHLLYTLSAVQILSLYDSINVIDVEKVVDYVKGLQQEDGSFAGDKWGEIDTRFSFCAVATLALLGKLDEINMDKAVEFVLSCMNFDGGFGCRPDSESHAGQIYCCTGFLSITGQLHKVNADLLGWWLCERQLPSGGLNGRPEKLPDVCYSWWVLASLKIIGRIHWIDKAKLRSFILACQDEETGGFADRPGDMVDPFHTLFGVAGLSLLGDEQIKPVNPVFCMPEDVLQRVGLQPDLLS, from the exons ATG GGGACCCAGGTTAAAGACGTGATAATTAAACCTGATGCTCCAAACACGCTCCTCCTAGACAAGCATGCAGACTACATTGCAGCCTATGGCTCCAAGAAGGATGACTAT GAGTACACGCTGTCAGAGTACTTGAGAATGAGCGGCATCTACTGGGGTCTGACAGTGATGGACCTGATGGATCAGCTGTCTCGAATGAACCGCGAGGAGATCATAGAGTTCATCAAGTCCTGTCAGCATGACTGTGGAGGCATCAGCGCCAGCATCGGCCACGACCCTCATCTCCTCTACACCCTCAGTGCTGTACAG ATCCTGTCGTTGTATGATAGCATTAATGTCATTGATGTGGAGAAAGTGGTGGACTATGTTAAAGGACTGCAGCAGGAGGATGGCTCATTCGCAGGAGACAAATGgg GAGAAATAGATACACGGTTTTCCTTTTGTGCGGTTGCGACGTTGGCACTACTG GGCAAGTTGGATGAGATCAACATGGACAAGGCCGTCGAGTTTGTGCTGTCCTGTATGAACTTTGATGGTGGGTTTGGTTGTAGGCCTGATTCAGAGTCCCATGCTGGTCAG ATTTACTGCTGCACAGGTTTCTTGTCGATCACTGGGCAGCTTCATAAAGTGAATGCGGATCTGTTGGGTTGGTGGCTCTGTGAAAGACAGTTACCATCAGGAGGCTTAAATGGGAGACCAGAGAAG CTGCCTGATGTCTGCTATTCCTGGTGGGTTCTGGCCTCTTTGAAGATCATTGGCAGAATTCACTGGATTGACAAAGCAAAACTGCGCAGTTTTATTCTTGCTTGCCAGGATGAAGAAACTGGAGGCTTCGCTGACAGGCCTGGAGACATG GTGGATCCTTTCCACACTCTGTTTGGTGTGGCTGGTCTGTCTTTGCTGGGAGATGAGCAGATCAAACCAGTGAACCCTGTGTTTTGCATGCCTGAAGATGTGCTTCAGAGGGTTGGCCTCCAACCAGACTTGCTGAGCTGA